A portion of the Misgurnus anguillicaudatus chromosome 16, ASM2758022v2, whole genome shotgun sequence genome contains these proteins:
- the atp1b4 gene encoding protein ATP1B4, which produces MEHDSTAGGAEDLLMDGKLSKRRAGSLHKHELAEAMEVEQEGLVEHQPLEQDDLNFEKWKPKPKPKRTLHEKIDDLNTYLWNSETKEFMGRSGKSWSLILLFYSALYIFLAAMFGGCMCCLMWSISPYAPTYNDRVMPPGMTMHPHIDVAHGFEIAFNASDRSSWKKYAKALEAQLKPYDDWLQERRNIKCDRNSYFMQDDLEESAERKACQFKRTTLGDCSGVGDRDFGYSKGNPCILLKMNRILGYLPGQGSPVNVTCGIKKGSTEGLGEISYYPGNIFNMHYYPYYGKLRHVNYSSPVVAVRFSGVQQNTQLHVQCKLHGKGIINDSPTDRFLGSVSFNLEVGA; this is translated from the exons ATGGAGCACGATTCTACCGCGGGAGGGGCAGAGGATCTGCTCATGGACGGCAAACTTTCAAAACGG CGCGCAGGGTCACTTCATAAGCACGAACTGGCCGAGGCCATGGAAGTGGAGCAGGAAGGACTGGTAGAGCATCAGCCTCTTGAGCAAGATGACCTTAACTTTGAGAAATGGAAGCCCAAGCCAAAGCCCAAGAGGACGCTGCATGAGAAAATCGATGACCTAAATACTTACCTGTGGAATTCGGAGACGAAAGAGTTCATGGGCCGGTCGGGAAAGAGCTGGA gTCTCATTCTTCTCTTCTACTCAGCATTATACATTTTCCTGGCAGCCATGTTTGGTGGTTGTATGTGTTGCTTGATGTGGTCCATTAGCCCGTATGCTCCCACCTACAATGACCGAGTGATGCCACCAG GAATGACGATGCACCCTCATATAGATGTAGCTCATGGGTTTGAAATTGCCTTTAACGCCTCTGACCGCAGCTCGTGGAAAAAGTATGCGAAAGCCCTGGAAGCCCAGCTAAAAC CCTATGATGATTGGCTTCAGGAGAGGCGGAACATCAAGTGCGATAGAAATTCGTATTTTATGCAGGATGACTTAGAGGAAAGCGCTGAGAGAAAAGCTTGTCAATTTAAAAGAACTACGCTGGGAGATTGTTCTGGCGTGGGGGACCGAGACTTTGGCTACTCGAAGGGCAACCCCTGCATTCTCCTTAAAATGAATCGA ATTCTCGGGTATCTACCTGGTCAAGGCAGTCCAGTAAATGTTACCTGTGGAATAAAG AAAGGGTCAACTGAAGGCCTGGGAGAAATCTCTTACTATCCAGGAAATATCTTTAACATGCACTACTACCCTTACTATGGAAAACTCAGACAT GTAAACTACTCTTCCCCGGTGGTGGCTGTGCGCTTCTCTGGAGTCCAACAGAACACTCAACTACACGTTCAATGCAAACTACATGGCAAGGGCATCATCAACGATTCACCAACTGACCGTTTCTTGGGCAGTGTGTCTTTTAATTTAGAAGTGGGTGCATAG